A window of Solanum stenotomum isolate F172 chromosome 3, ASM1918654v1, whole genome shotgun sequence contains these coding sequences:
- the LOC125858305 gene encoding ABC transporter I family member 17-like: MEILPGAREHLLGSNGNENGFEENPEIKIQVRGLTKVSEKGVSILNNVNVDIPKGVIMGVIGPSGSGKSTFLRSLNRLWEPSSNSVFLDGHDICDLDVLALRRKIGMLFQIPVLFEGTVADNVRYGPQLKGKKLSDNEVYKLLTLADLDSSFFNKSGGELSVGQAQRVALARTLANEPEVLLLDEPTSALDPISTQNIEDVLVKLKREQNMTIVMVSHSIKQIKRIADIVCLLVNGEIVEILMPDQLFESKHPMAQRFLELSS, translated from the exons ATGGAAATTTTACCAG GAGCAAGAGAGCATCTTTTGGGGTCAAACGGGAATGAAAATGGATTTGAAGAGAATCCAGAAATCAAGATTCAGGTTAGGGGTCTTACAAAGGTGTCTGAAAAGGGTGTTTCTATATTGAACAATGTGAACGTTGACATACCTAAAGGTGTAATCATGGGTGTTATAGGCCCAAGTGGTAGTGGAAAATCAACCTTTTTGAGATCACTTAATCGATTGTGGGAACCATCTTCCAACTCTGTGTTTTTGGATGGTCATGATATATGTGATCTGGATGTGCTCGCACTCCGCCGGAAGATTGGCATGCTGTTTCAGATTCCTGTTCTCTTTGAAG GTACTGTTGCAGATAATGTACGATATGGGCCACAGTTAAAAGGTAAAAAACTAAGTGACAATGAGGTATACAAGTTGCTGACTCTAGCTGACCTGGACTCATCTTTCTTCAACAAGTCTGGTGGGGAACTCTCTGTTGGTCAAGCACAGAGAGTTGCACTTGCTAGGACCTTGGCCAATGAACCAGAG GTTCTGCTGCTGGATGAGCCAACAAGTGCACTGGATCCAATATCAACTCAGAATATTGAGGATGTTCTTGTAAAACTGAAGAGGGAGCAGAATATGACCATTGTGATGGTTTCACATAGCATCAAACAAATAAAGAGAATAGCTGACATAGTATGCCTGCTTGTCAATGGAGAGATTGTAGAAATTTTAATGCCTGATCAACTCTTTGAATCTAAACATCCCATGGCACAAAGATTTCTTGAACTCAGCTCCTAA